In Penicillium oxalicum strain HP7-1 chromosome I, whole genome shotgun sequence, a single window of DNA contains:
- a CDS encoding Protein SAP1: MMRPRPASSLQKTYDECYLACSTAVYFEGQNNEDEALRSWKSALETINYHNARRLPSTYTPKSETERALQDSIRALETQCRERVDLLEALRESRKESAEANGSREPSTLVKSWKFPTSLKRSPSSNNTPGYIGDGTIPAVGYTDLSKPAAIPGHPGMTKHTSDSQSLLDDAPVLESPALRVESNSSDVNKSRGSSPERRKTMLTTLRNMEGKKTKASSKRKDKKESRPAASKAAGLAWGSIYRTPSSEKTVSEAMLASRQTTARNPSHRRDIDPRTSSGEERAASGKPTRKGNEDPADRIPAAHWREPQIPSSSERPSPKASTPLSPRRPPLSSPGRPSFSPSSSSGQLAMPDPKDFARPSASSPAPKPSVKPKPVSLRSSLAPTPPRVTPAKSEGNSPSATPRRDRNDNLSSSKTRTKSAPRVTPTSPPASMPSASRSGEVRRGPSKTSASMAGESHAVRRKPPPPKRQETPSSSDQDSWEQRSSDNEAGDEDGDEGNQDVVKILSKLPKGVDLQSARQILNDIVVRGDEVHWDDIAGLDGAKKALKEAVVYPFLRPDLFSGLREPARGMLLFGPPGTGKTMLARAVATESKSTFFSVSASSLTSKWHGESEKLVRALFGLAKVLAPSIIFVDEIDSLLSARSSSSEHEASRRSKTEFLIQWSDLQRAAAGREMSAKEKKIGDASRVLVLAATNMPWDIDEAARRRFVRRQYIPLPEHHVREQQLRRLLSHQHHRLSDADIQALVGKTDGFSGSDITALAKDAAMGPLRNLGEALLHTPMDQIRAIEFQDFESSLESIRPSVSSSGLRQYEDWAREFGERGG; the protein is encoded by the exons ATGATGCGCCCACGGCCCGCGTCTTCTCTGCAGAAGACATACGATGAATGCTATCTTGCGTGCTCCACGGCAGTCTACTTTGAAGGCCAA AATAATGAAGACGAAGCATTACGGTCTTGGAAATCGGCTCTCGAGACCATCAATTATCACAATGCCCGTCGACTGCCCTCAACATATACACCAAAGTCCGAAACGGAGAGAGCGCTGCAAGACTCGATCCGCGCATTGGAAACCCAATGCCGAGAACGGGTTGATCTACTGGAGGCGCTCCGTGAAAGCCGGAAAGAATCGGCCGAGGCCAATGGGAGCAGAGAGCCATCGACTCTCGTCAAGAGTTGGAAGTTTCCTACCAGCTTGAAACGCTCGCCTTCGTCCAACAACACCCCGGGCTACATTGGCGATGGCACTATCCCCGCTGTCGGGTACACCGATCTGTCCAAGCCGGCCGCGATCCCGGGCCATCCAGGCATGACGAAGCATACGTCCGATTCCCAGTCTCTTTTAGACGACGCTCCCGTGTTGGAATCGCCTGCTTTGCGTGTAGAGTCAAATTCATCAGATGTGAACAAGTCTCGAGGGTCAAGCCCGGAGAGGCGAAAGACGATGTTGACAACCTTGCGAAACatggaagggaaaaagaccAAGGCGAGCTCCAAgaggaaagacaagaaagaaTCGCGGCCTGCCGCATCCAAGGCCGCCGGGCTGGCTTGGGGAAGTATATATCGGACTCCATCGAGTGAAAAGACCGTCAGCGAAGCGATGCTGGCTTCTCGGCAGACAACCGCTCGAAATCCCAGTCATCGGCGTGACATCGATCCTCGGACCAGTTCGGGGGAAGAAAGAGCTGCGTCAGGAAAACCCACTCGAAAGGGCAACGAGGATCCAGCAGATCGTATTCCCGCGGCGCATTGGCGCGAGCCTCAAattccatcctcgtcggagaGGCCGTCTCCCAAAGCTTCCACACCATTGTCTCCCAGGAGGCCTCCGCTTTCTTCGCCTGGCCGTCCCTCATTTTcaccctcctcttcctccggtCAACTTGCCATGCCGGATCCAAAGGATTTTGCTCGACCCTCCGCATCTTCGCCCGCTCCTAAGCCCTCAGTGAAACCAAAACCTGTCAGCCTCAGAAGCTCACTGGCACCCACGCCTCCTCGAGTCACCCCGGCGAAATCTGAGGGAAACTCGCCTTCAGCGACGCCCCGGCGGGACCGGAACGACAACCTCTCAAGTAGTAAGACGCGCACTAAATCCGCCCCTCGTGTCACCCCGACAAGTCCGCCAGCATCTATGCCGTCAGCTTCGCGAAGTGGCGAAGTCCGGCGAGGACCTAGCAAAACATCAGCTTCCATGGCGGGGGAGAGTCATGCGGTACGGCGCAAACCACCGCCACCTAAGCGTCAAGAGACGCCGTCATCAAGCGATCAGGATTCGTGGGAGCAACGATCGTCTGACAACGAAGCAGGGGATGAGGACGGGGATGAAGGCAACCAGGACGTCGTCAAGATACTAAGCAAGCTACCCAAGGGTGTGGACTTGCAATCAGCTCGACAGATCCTGAACGACATTGTCGTACGCGGAGATGAAGTGCACTGGGATGATATTGCGGGGCTCGACGGAGCCAAGAAGGCGCTCAAGGAAGCTGTGGTGTACCCATTCCTCAGACCGGATCTGTTCTCAGGGCTTCGTGAGCCTGCTCGCGGCATGCTCCTCTTCGGCCCTCCAGGGACCGGCAAAACCATGCTAGCGCGTGCCGTTGCGACGGAATCCAAATCaaccttcttctccgtctcagCATCCAGTTTGACGTCCAAGTGGCATGGTGAGAGCGAAAAGCTCGTTCGTGCCCTGTTTGGTCTCGCCAAGGTTCTCGCACCCTCGATTATCTtcgtggatgagattgactcATTACTCTCTGCGCGATCTTCGAGCTCAGAACACGAGGCATCTCGGCGATCCAAAACCGAGTTTTTGATTCAATGGTCAGATCTCCAACGTGCTGCAGCCGGCCGTGAGATGTCTgcgaaggagaagaaaatcgGAGATGCCAGTCGAGTGTTGGTCTTAGCCGCAACCAACATGCCCTGGGACATTGATGAAGCCGCAAGGCGTCGATTCGTGCGCCGACAATACATTCCCCTCCCTGAGCATCATGTGCGCGAGCAGCAACTGCGCCGACTGTTGAGCCACCAACATCATCGACTCAGTGATGCCGATATCCAGGCCCTTGTAGGAAAAACTGACG GGTTCTCCGGCTCCGACATCACAGCACTTGCCAAAGACGCCGCCATGGGTCCACTCCGTAATCTCGGCGAAGCACTCCTTCATACTCCAATGGATCAGATTCGGGCGATTGAATTCCAGGACTTTGAATCAAGTTTGGAATCAATCCGGCCCAGTGTATCGTCGAGTGGTCTACGACAATATGAAGATTGGGCGCGAGAGTTTGGTGAACGTGGTGGATAG
- a CDS encoding Mitochondrial RNA-splicing protein MRS3 has product MASSPDQIPGQEYDYEALPSNYGLGHNMLAGAFAGIAEHSVMYPVDLLKTRMQILNPSTGGLYTGLTNAVSTIYRIEGLRTLWKGVSSVIIGAGPAHAVYFGTYEIVKEMAGGNVDDGHHPFAAALSGASATIASDALMNPFDVMKQRMQVHGSVHKSLMQCAKSVYRAEGLQAFYVSYPTTLCMTVPFTATQFVAYESISKVMNPKGEYDPFTHCMAGGLAGAFAAGITTPLDVVKTLLQTRGLAQSEEIRSARGLFNAAAIIKRQFGWSGFLRGMRPRIISTMPSTAICWTSYEMAKAYFKSLSE; this is encoded by the exons ATGGCGTCGTCTCCAGACCAGATTCCGGGCCAGGAATACGA TTATGAAGCCCTTCCTTCTAATTATGGCCTAGGCCATAATATGCTTGCCGGTGCATTTGCAGGGATAGCG GAGCACTCGGTCATGTACCCAGTTGACTTGCTCAAG ACCCGCATGCAGATCCTGAACCCGTCCACAGGTGGCCTCTACACCGGCTTGACCAACGCGGTCTCGACAATTTACCGGATTGAAGGTCTGCGAACACTATGGAAGGGTGTCTCGAGTGTGATCATTGGAGCTG GCCCGGCACATGCGGTTTACTTCGGCACCTACGAAATCGTCAAGGAGATGGCCGGTGGCAATGTGGATGATGGGCATCATCCTTTCGCAGCAG CACTGAGCGGAGCATCTGCGACTATTGCCAGCGATGCGCTGATGAACCCCTTTGACG TCATGAAGCAGCGAATGCAGGTCCACGGTTCCGTTCACAAAAGTCTGATGCAATGCGCCAAGTCCGTGTACCGCGCCGAAGGTCTCCAGGCCTTCTATGTCTCTTACCCGACGACTCTCTGCATGACCGTGCCTTTTACCGCCACACAGTTCGTCGCCTATGAGTCCATCTCCAAGGTCATGAATCCCAAGGGCGAGTACGATCCTTTCACTCACTGCATGGCGGGTGGTCTGGCCGGTGCCTTTGCTGCCGGTATCACGACCCCTCTCGATGTGGTCAAGACCCTCCTGCAGACCCGTGGTCTCGCCCAGAGTGAGGAAATTCGATCGGCTCGGGGTCTCTTCAACGCGGCGGCGATCATCAAGCGCCAGTTTGGTTGGAGCGGTTTCCTGCGCGGCATGCGGCCCCGTATCATCTCTACTATGCCCAGTACCGCCATCTGCTGGACCTCCTATGAAATGGCCAAGGCTTATTTCAAGAGTCTCTCCGAATAA
- a CDS encoding Transcription factor SKN7, with the protein MDGGQTSSNSAPAGNSSDFVCDPPSRARGLGDRLRRLEKIEREKTNVIAHDGQVRKLYKMLEDPSYASIVRWGDEGDSFVVLECEKFTKTILPKHFKHSNFASFVRQLNKYDFHKVRQNNEENGQSPYGQNAWEFKHPEFRANSKDSLDNIRRKAPAPRKPTQPADESAPTQQIDLLNQQIVAQQQQIQHLSDRYAQLTVDHQLMLQESMRVQKTVLNHENVIHQLMTYLLSVDARQRRDNKALAFQAQGGTGVSPSQVGGMDDAPSSPLQQASKLLSDMNSEMQFNMAAMDQTANDASKSATAPAAAPAMDASGRPAVVPVSRPATTAPPNAAAMAYPKMGSDLEQVVYPVGATNGIDPMYSEHVNNVPYPMPTKPDADSNDARRFQDNGNRKKTTNVDPGWVRSPHILLVEDDATCRQIGGKFLYSFNCVVDTAFDGLEAVNKMQAGSKYDLILMDIIMPNLDGVSACHLIRQFDRTPIIAMTSNIRSDDIQLYFQHGMDDVLPKPFTRKSLLGMLEKHLVHLKTMAPSLDVTPAAAAGTLAVQPSATQSIKEDNSSPGQSPGGSMTNWQSPGQFHGMAPVPQPMSAVPGQYVAAPGAPPGAYAVDQNGVQYPAPTVTVPSNGAPPRPQHRRQMSEMSSATENPNVKRQRMYSQNQPMMAVQAGRPG; encoded by the exons ATGGACGGTGGCCAGACCTCGTCCAATTCCGCCCCCGCTGGCAACTCCAGCGATTTTGTATGTGACCCCCCATCTCGTGCAAGAGGCCTCGGTGATCGCCTGCGTCGGTTGGAAAAGATTGAGAGGGAGAAAACTAACGTGATTGCTCATGATGGTCAGGTGCGCAAATTATACAA GATGCTGGAGGACCCCTCCTATGCATCGATTGTCCGCTGGGGTGATGAAGGAGATAGTTTCGTGGTCCTCGAG TGTGAGAAATTCACCAAGACCATCCTGCCCAAACATTTCAAGCACAGCAACTTTGCCAGTTTCGTGCGCCAACTCAACAAATACGATTTCCACAAGGTCCGCCAGAACAATGAGGAAAACGGACAATCGCCGTATGGACAAAAT GCATGGGAGTTCAAACACCCCGAATTTCGAGCCAACAGCAAGGACTCCCTCGACAACATCCGCCGCAAGGCCCCGGCGCCTCGGAAGCCGACTCAACCGGCCGATGAGTCGGCGCCAACTCAACAGATTGATTTACTTAACCAGCAAATCGTCgcgcaacaacaacaaatcCAGCATCTCTCAGACCGATACGCGCAACTCACGGTCGACCATCAGCTCATGCTCCAGGAATCCATGCGCGTTCAGAAGACAGTCTTGAACCACGAAAATGTGATCCACCAGCTCATGACCTACCTTCTCTCGGTGGATGCGCGTCAGCGACGAGACAACAAGGCCCTGGCCTTCCAGGCGCAAGGCGGCACGGGCGTGAGCCCCTCGCAGGTGGGCGGGATGGACGATGCGCCATCCTCTCCCCTACAACAAGCGTCCAAGTTGCTCAGCGACATGAATTCGGAAATGCAATTCAACATGGCGGCAATGGACCAGACCGCCAATGATGCCTCCAAGTCGGCCACAGCCCCGGCGGCTGCGCCGGCCATGGATGCTTCTGGGCGGCCCGCCGTGGTACCCGTGTCTCGCCCCGCGACCACCGCACCGCCCAATGCCGCCGCCATGGCGTATCCGAAGATGGGGAGTGACTTGGAACAAGTGGTCTATCCGGTGGGGGCCACCAACGGGATCGATCCAATGTACAGCGAACATGTCAACAATGTGCCGTATCCCATGCCGACCAAGCCCGACGCGGATTCGAACGATGCGCGACGATTCCAGGACAACGGCAACCGTAAGAAGACGACAAACGTCGACCCGGGCTGGGTGCGCAGCCCTCATATTCTCctggttgaggatgatgcGACGTGTCGGCAGATCGGCGGCAAATTCCTCTATTCTTTTAATTGTGTCGTAGACACCGCT TTCGACGGCCTGGAAGCCGTCAACAAAATGCAGGCGGGCTCGAAGTATGATCTCATTTTGATGGATATCATCATGCCTAATCTCGATGGTGTATCCGCTTGTCATCTCATCCGCCAGTTTGATCGCACACCGATCATCGCGATGACCTCGAACATCCGAAGCGACGATATTCAGCTCTACTTCCAACATG GCATGGACGATGTGCTGCCGAAGCCTTTCACCCGCAAGAGCCTGCTTGGCATGCTGGAGAAACATCTGGTGCATCTCAAGACGATGGCGCCATCCCTCGACGTCACGCCGGCCGCGGCGGCCGGCACCTTGGCCGTTCAACCATCGGCTACACAATCCATTAAAGAAGATAATAGCTCTCCTGGTCAGTCTCCGGGTGGCTCAATGACGAATTGGCAATCACCGGGTCAGTTTCACGGCATGGCTCCGGTACCACAGCCGATGTCTGCGGTCCCCGGTCAATACGTGGCGGCACCTGGCGCGCCGCCGGGTGCGTATGCAGTCGACCAAAATGGAGTTCAATACCCAGCACCCACAGTCACCGTTCCTTCCAATGGGGCTCCCCCTCGGCCTCAACACCGTCGACAAATGTCGGAAATGTCCAGTGCTACAGAGAACCCCAACGTCAAACGACAGCGCATGTATTCACAAAATCAACCAATGATGGCCGTACAGGCTGGGCGACCTGGCTAA
- a CDS encoding putative translation initiation factor eIF-2B subunit epsilon, with translation MGAKQKGGGSKPKNTAEEVEDTLQAVVLADTFETRFEPFTRNKPRCLLPLANTPLIEYTLEFLANAGVEEVFLYAGAHSDQLEKYINISKWRAPSSPFKQLTFLKSNSTSVGDVMRDLDGKHLITGDFIVVSGDVISNMPIEGALSQHRKRRESDKNAIMTMVLREAGRTHRAKASSISPVFVIDPTKDRCLHYEEIDHHSDEHPARLNIDSDIILSHSELDIRQDLIDCSIDICTPDVLSLWSDSFDYQSPRKHYLYGVLKDYELNGKTIHTYIIKEDYAARVRNLRAYDAISKDIVSRWAYPLCPDTNLLPGHTYSLRKGNLYQEQGVTLARSCVLGRRTVIGRGTSIGDRTTVHSTILGRHCKIGKNVQLEGAYLWDNVVIGDGSDVRGAIIADGVVVGKNCSIGQGALLSYGVKIADGVKVESGKRITRSRSDGSVGPSDPSVVGQGGEGYEFIHGEDEDEDDDDMSVASSGLVYRMPGLSLSNASISTLSSEISEGSWPRSGRSSFSDGEEQDNFHHDASVSVFDSLREGTSADVVQLELVSLRMTANASDVQVRRAVVSSFMKYIQQLMENGKGAGEAVKEVFTKYREVVDRTLFDRNKEEKKDQVDFLLQLQQDLVHRNKGANILLFTAKELYDLELVDEEAYEQWWDDERSSNTEEMRAVRAQTQQFVDWLANAEEESSEEEEEDDEDDEDEDEEEDEESGDE, from the exons ATGGGTGCAAAGCAAAAAGGTGGTGGCTCAAAGCCCAAAAATACCgcagaggaggtggaggataCATTGCAGGCTGTGGTACTTGCCGACACGTTTGAGACCAGGTTCGAGCCTTTTACTCGCAATAAGCCAAGG TGTCTTTTACCTCTGGCGAACACTCCCCTCATCGAATACACGTTAGAGTTCCTGGCCAACGCAGGTGTCGAGGAGGTGTTTCTCTATGCCGGCGCTCATTCGGATCAGTTAGAGAAATACATCAA CATTTCCAAATGGCGAGCACCCTCCTCACCCTTCAAGCAGTTGACCTTCCTCAAGTCCAACTCTACATCCGTCGGCGATGTCATGCGCGACCTGGATGGCAAGCATCTTATTACGGGAGACTTTATCGTCGTGAGCGGCGATGTTATTAGCAATATGCCCATCGAGGGCGCGCTGTCGCAGCACCGAAAGCGCCGTGAGTCCGACAAAAATGCCATCATGACCATGGTCCTTCGTGAAGCAGGCCGCACCCATCGCGCCAAAGCCTCCTCTATCTCCCCCGTCTTCGTGATCGACCCCACAAAGGACCGCTGTCTGCATTATGAGGAAATCGACCACCACTCGGATGAGCATCCCGCACGCCTGAATATCGACTCTGATATTATCCTGTCTCACTCTGAACTGGATATTCGGCAAGATTTGATCGACTGCAGCATTGATATTTGCACCCCGGACGTGCTGAGCTTGTGGTCCGACAGCTTCGACTACCAATCTCCCCGGAAACATTATCTTTACGGTGTGCTGAAGGACTATGAGCTGAACGGCAAGACCATCCATACCTACATCATCAAAGAAGACTATGCGGCGCGCGTACGCAATCTGAGAGCCTATGATGCTATCAGCAAGGACATTGTGTCGCGGTGGGCGTACCCATTGTGCCCTGACACCAATCTGCTGCCGGGCCACACCTACAGTCTGCGCAAGGGCAATCTGTACCAGGAGCAAGGAGTCACGCTGGCTCGTTCATGCGTGCTCGGCCGCCGTACCGTCATTGGTCGTGGCACGAGTATTGGTGACCGAACCACGGTGCATAGTACCATTCTGGGACGCCATTGCAAGATTGGCAAGAATGTCCAGCTCGAGGGGGCCTATCTTTGGGACAATGTGGTCATCGGTGATGGCTCCGACGTTCGCGGTGCCATCATTGCTGACGGGGTGGTGGTTGGCAAGAATTGCTCCATTGGACAAGGCGCTCTCCTCTCCTACGGGGTCAAAATCGCGGACGGCGTGAAGGTTGAAAGCGGCAAGCGCATTACTCGATCGCGGTCCGACGGGAGCGTCGGTCCTAGTGATCCCAGTGTGGTTGGACAGGGTGGCGAGGGCTACGAGTTCATCCAcggagaagacgaagacgaggatgacgatgatatGAGTGTGGCCTCCTCCGGGCTGGTGTACCGGATGCCCGGTCTGTCTCTGTCAAACGCCTCCATTTCAACTCTTTCGTCCGAGATCTCCGAGGGATCGTGGCCGCGATCTGGGCGGAGTAGTTTCTCTGATGGCGAGGAGCAAGATAACTTCCACCACGATGCCTCAGTCAGTGTGTTTGACAGTCTGCGCGAGGGTACCTCTGCCGATGTGGTTCAGTTGGAGCTAGTCAGTCTGCGTATGACGGCCAACGCCTCCGATGTTCAGGTCCGACGGGCCGTGGTCTCCTCCTTCATGAAGTACATCCAACAATTGATGGAGAACGGCAAGGGCGCTGGCGAGGCCGTCAAGGAGGTCTTCACCAAGTACCGTGAGGTTGTGGACCGCACCTTATTTGACCGcaacaaggaagagaaaaaggaccAGGTGGACTTTTTGCTTCAGTTGCAGCAGGACCTTGTGCACCGCAATAAGGGTGCCAACATTCTCCTGTTTACGGCCAAGGAGCTCTATGACTTGGAGctggtggatgaggaggctTATGAGCAATGGTGGGATGACGAGCGATCTAGTAACACGGAGGAGATGCGGGCCGTGCGAGCTCAGACTCAGCAATTTGTCGACTGGTTGGCGAATgccgaagaagagagcagcgaggaagaggaggaagatgacgaggatgacgaggacgaagatgaggaggaggacgaagagagTGGCGATGAATAG
- a CDS encoding E3 ubiquitin-protein ligase dbl4, whose translation MPSKRRLPRCLLGIVPNLPLSPPPSSKQTLYSAITWPSLLKLSAQWSPRFFTTPRLTRKRKAAEAAIADTDQSPPKAATKASTTRTGPATDTTPESKSPSNLPLVTSLDSDSETVTQLDAQHTKKSRIATPATTAGSMDSDDDFMSDVSSQDAFHTQGSDDESLGEDFGDLDAGFSDDKDLLKQKRKPYEVKFEVLAPVDIEREQLVQVNEVSTILGLPPESAAILLRYARWRKEKLIEDYMDHEDKTLEDAGLGKNVDSVARTEIIPGFVCDICCDEGSDMETYAMRCGHRFCVGCYRQYLAQKIKAEGEAARIQCPGEKCHRIVDSKSLDLLVTDDLKERYRALLTRTYVDDKENLRWCPAPECIYAVDCAVKARDLRRIVPTVQCRCGHEFCFGCSLSDHQPAPCTLVKMWLQKCEDDSETANWISANTKECPKCQSTIEKNGGCNHMTCRKCRHEFCWMCMGLWAEHGTSWYNCNRYEEKSGSEARGAQAKSRASLERYLHYYNRYANHEQSAKLDKDLYIKTEKKMTSLQSASGLSWIEVQFLDTASQALQQCRQTLKWTYAFAYYLARNNLTEIFEDNQKDLEMAVESLSEMFEKPVPELAKLKVDILDKTAYCNKRRVILLSDTAENLKNEEWTFNVEW comes from the exons ATGCCGTCAAAGAGGAGGTTGCCTCGTTGCCTTCTGGGCATCGTACC CaacctccccctctcccctcctccctcctccaaaCAGACCTTGTACTCCGCCATCACCTGGCCTTCTTTGCTCAAATTGTCGGCACAGTGGTCGCCACGCTTCTTCACCACGCCTCGCCTCACGCGAAAGAGAAAGGCGGCCGAGGCGGCGATTGCGGACACCGACCAGTCTCCCCCCAAAGCCGCCACCAAGGCTTCCACTACCCGCACCGGACCCGCCACCGATACGACACCTGAATCCAAGTCTCCCTCCAACCTGCCCCTGGTCACCTCTCTCGATTCAGACTCAGAAACAGTGACCCAGCTGGACGCACAGCACACCAAGAAGAGTCGGATTGCGACGCCTGCAACCACAGCTGGCAGTATGGATTCGGACGATGATTTCATGAGCGACGTCTCGAGCCAGGATGCCTTTCACACGCAGGGCAGTGACGATGAAAGCTTGGGTGAAG ATTTTGGCGATCTGGACGCCGGCTTTTCGGATGACAAAGACCTTCTGAAGCAGAAGCGCAAACCCTACGAGGTCAAGTTTGAGGTCTTGGCTCCCGTCGACATTGAACGGGAACAGTTGGTGCAAGTCAACGAGGTTTCCACGATCCTGGGTCTGCCCCCAGAGTCGGCGGCTATCCTTCTCCGGTACGCCCGGTGGCGGAAAGAAAAGTTGATCGAAGACTACATGGATCACGAGGACAAGACGCTCGAAGATGCGGGCCTGGGGAAGAACGTCGACAGTGTGGCGCGGACAGAAATCATTCCGGGCTTCGTGTGCGACATTTGCTGCGACGAAGGGAGTGACATGGAGACTTATGCGATGCGTTGTGGCCATCGCTTCTGTGTGGGTTGCTACCGGCAATACTTGGCCCAGAAAATCAAGGCAGAAGGCGAAGCTGCTCGAATACAATGTCCTGGCGAAAAGTGCCATCGAATCGTGGACTCCAAATCGCTCGATCTTTTGGTGACTGATGATTTGAAAGAACG CTATCGCGCCCTCCTTACTCGAACGTACGTGGACGACAAGGAGAATCTGCGATGGTGCCCGGCTCCCGAGTGCATCTACGCGGTCGACTGCGCGGTCAAAGCTCGCGATCTTCGACGCATTGTACCAACCGTACAATGCCGTTGTGGACACGAATTCTGCTTTGGCTGTTCGCTGAGCGACCATCAGCCCGCTCCGTGCACGCTGGTCAAGATGTGGTTGCAAAAGTGTGAAGATGATTCAGAGACCGCCAACTGGATCTCTGCAAACACAAAGGAGTGCCCCAAGTGCCAGTCTACCATCGAGAAGAATGGTGGCTGCAACCACATGACCTGTCGAAAGTGCCGACACGAGTTCTGTTGGATGTGCATGGGGCTGTGGGCCGAGCACGGAACCAGCTGGTACAACTGTAACCGATACGAGGAAAAGTCCGGTTCAGAAGCGCGCGGTGCGCAAGCCAAATCCCGCGCCTCGTTGGAACGCTACCTGCATTACTACAACCGCTATGCGAACCACGAGCAGTCTGCCAAGTTGGACAAGGATCTTTACATCAAGActgagaagaagatgacgagcTTGCAGTCTGCGTCTGGTCTTTCCTGGATCGAGGTGCAATTCCTCGACACCGCCTCTCAAGCTCTTCAGCAGTGCCGTCAAACGTTGAAGTGGACATATGCATTTGCCTACTATCTGGCTCGTAACAATCTCACGGAGATCTTTGAAGATAATCAAAAAGACTTGGAAATGGCCGTGGAGAGTCTCAGCGAGATGTTCGAGAAGCCTGTTCCCGAACTGGCTAAGCTCAAGGTCGATATTCTTGACAAGACCGCCTATTGCAACAAGCGTCGGGTCATTCTCCTGAGCGACACGGCGGAGAACCTCAAAAATG AAGAATGGACCTTCAACGTTGAGTGGTGA